A segment of the Lycium ferocissimum isolate CSIRO_LF1 chromosome 5, AGI_CSIRO_Lferr_CH_V1, whole genome shotgun sequence genome:
AATGGAGATGAAATCGCGTTCAAACAAGCTGATTTCCGTAAGGATAAtcatgaaatcgcatgtccaaacgtcTACTTAGTACATTTGATTCCTCCAGATGTTTACCCTCCTAAATTCACTTGTTTGACGAATTTACCATATTCCATAGAGTAATATGATCAGTAAAAATTCATATAAACAATATAAACTTATATGATATTAAAACGTAACAGATATTGTTGTTATCAACATTCGTCAGACTTAATGAGTAACTCAATAGAGATGCTTGTTTGTCAACTTTATTTGTGGCAAATGAGGTAACTACTTGTAAGATGTTTGGCTGAAAGTGAAAACTGTGCTATAAACGAAACAGCCATTATTTTTGTCTTTGTCTAGTtgtattcttttaaattttcatgCCCATAACTCTGTCACATCATACTCCAACATAAACTTACTTTGAACAAATGCACACGACAAAATCTCTATAGTGCATTATAGTGTCTTCTACTGGTCAACTTGATCAGTGGTGTATCTGTCGAAGCAATCTTCACATTAACTATGTTGAAGATTGCTTCAAATTGCTTTCAATGGTGTTATGGTGGTAATGGTTGCTTCAATGGTGTActctaataaaaaaaataccatAATATGAATGAGGATGAAATTGAGATCATAATCCTAATCCTAAATAAACATGGTAGAATAAATTTGTTTTGTACTTTATTACTACTTTAATTATTAAAAGCCAAAAATAATTGAGATCTTACCTGTTGTAAGACTTAAAGATACCTTGAGCATGTAAAAAAGAATTCCACTGCAATGGATACTAAACAAAGCTACCGTAATATTAATGATGGTGAAACCAAAAACGTAGAATCCTTCCTATTTTTTTGGTAAGTCAGGTCATAATCCTAAATAAAATTGGTAGAATAAATTTGTTTAAACTCCAAGTTGTCTTATATAGTACTCCTATTTCCTTAATTTATTACATCAAATATTAAAAGCTGAAAATAATTGAGAACTTACCCGTTGTAAGCCTTAAAAAGACCTTAGACCAAGCAACGTATGAAATATTATACTGggaaatataaatttatgcctcacaaaaattttatttatgactaggagcaaaaattaaaaccgGCACAAAAGAGAATAAGAATTGCAAATGGCCCATTTTATATACTCATGATGGCCTCAAAAGGGAATATTTGGGGCTATTTGTACCATTGTCAGCTCCCGGTAgtgctttaatttttgtcatttaaATCTTCGTGTTTAATTTTATGCTTCGCCGCAAATACCTTAAGATTAAAGGGTTTGAATCCggatcaaaatcaaaaaaattgcGAAATGTCGTAGGGCCTaacttttgttttaattttttttttttttgccttaaggcaacgaGCTACTGCAGCTAAAGATTAACCCTACGCCTTAAGACAAATCTTTCGGCTGCGATTTATTTTTTATCGAGCGAATTGAATCAAACTAAAATATGTtcgatcctttttttttaagcgaAGACAAAAGTTAAAATAAACACGATTGTGcctaaaattaaagaccagtgcctaaGGACAAGCTGTGGATAAAAATGGACTATTTGTGCACTTCCGCCTAAAGATTTTATGTGGCGCCAATGGCTTAACCGATCCACAAGAAAATCCAATGTCTCTTTTCGTAGCTACGGTGGCTCTGCCACATGTCGCCACCGTGATGACGAAGCAGCCACGTCAGAGACCAAATCCTAAAACCCAAAATGCTAAACCAAATATAACCACCACTAATCCTACCGTAAAGAAAATAACTTCAGGTTTTAACAGTAGAAATAAAGAGCCCACGTGGCAGTGTGTCAAGAATTGTGGTGCATGCTGTAAACTTGAAAAAGGGCCGAATTTTCCTTCTGCTGAAGAGATTTTCGATGACCCTTCTGATATTGAGGTTCTTGATGAATATGATGGATTATACTACATTTGTCATGTTTAATAGCAGTATTTTCCATATTATATCCTTTCCATAAGATGCCTGTGTTAAAGGTTAACTAGTTTAGGTACAACAGATCTTTCAATATGATTTtctcaaactattttatatatgtgaattattaattatgcgTAAACTTGATGATTAATCAAGCATCATGGTAAAATATATTCGGCCCACTATAAATCAAACGATAAAGAAAACGGAAAAAGGCAATATATCCTTATCCTGTGGAGAAATGGCGTAAATATACCCCCTCGTTATCTTTAAGCCCAAATATCATGGTTATCACCACGGCTCAAATACGAAGCCTCCTCCTTTAAAGTTGTCCAGACGTCACATCCAATCTTTACGCGCATTTGATGAGATGGATCTGCACACATTGACCCATCACCCCTAACTGCTTCATTTCTACACTCACTGCtttgttcttccaccactaaaatatTTAGTCACCGTCTCTCGCGGCCGATACTAACCGTTCGCCGCACGCCGAGCACCCAAAAGAATTACCCATTTCTCTGTTTTTTAATCCAAGCTCTGTGTCTCTATCTCTATATATAAATGTTTCAGATATACAGGTCAAGTGAAGGTTTGTAGAAATGGCAGTATGTAATTTGCATATTTGACTGAGAGACTATATCTTATAGAGGATTTATTAAAATTTAGGGGTTGGATTATTATAAGTGATACGTAAATTGGGGTTGTGGGGAAAATTAGGTCAACTGTCGTTaaacaaaatttgaaaagaaaatgatatgTAATGGATAGTGGATTAGTCTCGAGTCTCGAGTTTTAAGTAATTTTTGCTCtacttttgaattttaatttatatagcTGATATACTACTAAACTCAAACTATACGGTGGTAATGGTGGTAATGATGGTAGAAGGGAAGGAAACATTAGTGGTGAAAGAGCAACAGAGGGATCAAGAAATGAGTTAGGGGTGATGAGGTGACCGGCATCCATCTCGTCAAATGCCGCGCCACGTAGATTGGAATGTCCACCTTGACCACTTTGAATAAGGTATGTTGGTAACCACCAGTATATGGGCACTAGTGCTTATATTGAGTTTGAATTATGTTTGTTTGATAAATATGATGGTTTAAACTACCTCTATCATATTTTATACTCGTTATGCGATACTTTTTGCCTATCGAGAGTCAGTTTAATAATCTTccaagctaaattggattagatcaaCTATGACGCAAGTTGAAGTTGTGCGAGCTGATTAGTTGACATGGCAAGTTAGTTAGGAGTTAGTTACAAACGTTAGTAGTTGTTAACAGCGGCCTTCTACAATTAGGAACCCTTCTGATGTTGATGTTTTTTTCCTTCAGTattttgagtttaaattatTTGGGGGTTATGAATATGATGGATTTATACTACCTCTGTCATGTTTTATACAGTATTTGATTCCAAAAGTTTTTTTCTTACGTCAATTTGATTTATGTATTATACTCCATTTCTAATAGTAGAGAAAAATGTAAACATATGATTGGATTTAGTAAGACTGTTAAATTATACTCACCTGGAAAGTTTAAAGTTCaattattactaaatatagaaatgtgtgtCAATACTTTTTGGAATggactaaaaagaaaacaatatcacgtaaattgggacggaggagtACGTAGTAGCTCGTTGAATGATTTCTCGGGTACGTGATATTCTTTGGTGGGAGGTAGTGACGCCTTCCGATAGCTTAATTAAGGAGTCTTGTATGGTGTTGGCCTTGTACGGTTATCAAAAAAATCGTAGTTTGTTTGTCTAGGTAATTTTTGATTgctatagtgaaatgttgttaacagataatataacataacatgaaaaatcggtttTAAAAAGaacttggtcgttatagtgaaATATTATTATAGAGGATGACAGATAAAATGGGCTTTCATAAATGGCTAAAAATTCTAACTCCGCCCTTGCGTAAGTAGTAATGTCCAACTTAAAATTTGCCAATTCATGATGGATCCTCATAGATACGAAATGAGGTTAGAAATTAAGAAGAGATTCATATAGTCGGCAATTGCTTATACTTGTGGTAGAGTAGCTATTGTTGTTATATTTGTTGTAGTGGAGTAAAGTGCCAAGATATGATTGCATTAAGTAAGACGAAACTGTTATATTTGATTTCAAGAGTTGAATGGTTAAATGAATTTGAGTTCTTAAAAGTTGTGATATAAGTAATAGGTTTTGTATAACATATTTTAGGACTCCAATATGAACAGATTGCTATTAACAGTAGATTGGTATCAATATTTTGGGACATCTAAAATGAAAAGACTAGTCTTATATAAAGTTTAAAGCTTTTTTTTGTGGAATTTTCTTCTCAGTTATTCAACAGCTTGGTGGGTTCTGATGGATGGTGCAGACATTTTGATAAGAGCACAAGAAAATGCTCCATTTATGCAGGTGAAACTTGTTTTCTTCCCTAATTTTGCTTTTATTATATCGGTCAATTTCTTGAGTTATTGTTTTTCTCGTTGCTTTAGATCGCCCATATTTCTGTCGGGTGGAACCGGCCATCTTTGAGACACTGTATgggattgaaaagaaaaagttcaacaaGGAAGCTTGCAGGTAATCCATTGATGTTTGCTCATTTACTCGTTGCCTACCGACTTTGTGAAATTCTATCGGATACTGCTTTTTTGATTAAACAAATGATTCGATTGCAGTTGCTGCATAGACACAATTAAAGCGGTATATGGATCAAGCTCAAAAGAGCTGGAGAATTTCAATGCTGCAATATGGAGCTCAACTTAGTTCTGCTTTCTTTTTTCTGAGGTagttcttttttctattttggtgCACTAGATTTTAGTTCAAGGTGCTTAAAGTCACCACGTTGCTTTAACTGTCTTGACAGATTCCAAATTTCGCGTATAATACTCTTTCCTCTTGTTGGATGTGATTGCTAAAGGTATCTCATCAGGTAAAACATAGCATCTGTCTCATTTGCTAGTATCTCTAGTCTCTCAAGCTATTGGAATTGACATGAGCCATTATAGGCTGTTAATCAGTTTCATATTCTGAGTTTCAGGTGCATCATTTTGTTTCGATCAGTGTTTGGAGCCTGTTGCAGTATCAGTTCTATGCATGCAG
Coding sequences within it:
- the LOC132057213 gene encoding uncharacterized protein LOC132057213, whose protein sequence is MSLFVATVALPHVATVMTKQPRQRPNPKTQNAKPNITTTNPTVKKITSGFNSRNKEPTWQCVKNCGACCKLEKGPNFPSAEEIFDDPSDIELFNSLVGSDGWCRHFDKSTRKCSIYADRPYFCRVEPAIFETLYGIEKKKFNKEACSCCIDTIKAVYGSSSKELENFNAAIWSST